One window of the Carnobacterium maltaromaticum DSM 20342 genome contains the following:
- a CDS encoding O-methyltransferase produces the protein MEELFSAVDAYFIDKLIEKEAIFDQVLANNQKHGLPPHDVSPSQGKFLYLLSKIAKAQRILEIGTLGGYSTIWFAKAIPQNGKIISLEFDQTHAKVAQENTKLAGFSDKIDIIVGPASESLAQLVNENSLPFDLIFIDADKENNPLYLKYAQQLAKSGTITIGDNVVRNGEVLSTESNDGRILGVRQFVEELATNQKLTSTAIETVGVKGYDGFTISIVE, from the coding sequence ATGGAAGAATTATTTTCAGCTGTTGATGCTTATTTTATTGATAAGCTCATTGAGAAAGAGGCTATTTTTGACCAAGTTCTAGCAAACAATCAAAAACACGGATTACCACCTCATGATGTTTCACCTTCTCAAGGGAAATTTCTTTACTTATTATCTAAAATTGCTAAGGCCCAAAGAATTCTAGAAATTGGTACTCTAGGCGGATATAGCACGATTTGGTTTGCTAAGGCTATTCCTCAGAATGGTAAAATTATTTCACTAGAATTTGATCAAACTCATGCGAAAGTCGCTCAAGAAAACACTAAATTAGCTGGTTTTTCAGATAAAATTGATATTATAGTCGGTCCTGCTTCTGAATCATTAGCACAGTTGGTTAATGAAAATTCGTTGCCTTTTGACTTAATTTTTATTGATGCTGATAAAGAAAATAATCCTCTTTACTTGAAATATGCACAACAATTAGCAAAATCTGGAACTATTACTATCGGGGATAATGTTGTTCGAAATGGTGAAGTCCTTAGCACTGAGAGTAATGATGGACGTATTTTAGGAGTAAGACAATTTGTTGAGGAACTCGCCACTAACCAAAAACTGACTTCAACGGCTATTGAGACTGTTGGTGTTAAGGGCTATGATGGGTTTACGATTAGTATTGTTGAGTAA